Proteins found in one Ctenopharyngodon idella isolate HZGC_01 chromosome 16, HZGC01, whole genome shotgun sequence genomic segment:
- the vamp1b gene encoding vesicle-associated membrane protein 2 isoform X2, translating into MSAADDANPAGAPGAPGGPGGAGPPAPPPNTTSNRRLQQTQAQVEEVVDIMRVNVDKVLERDQKLSELDDRADALQAGASQFESCAAKLKNKYWWKNCKMMIIMGVIGVIFIGIIFLYFFS; encoded by the exons AT GTCTGCTGCAGATGATGCTAACCCAGCGGGTGCTCCTGGAGCCCCAGGTGGCCCTGGAGGAGCCGGTCCTCCTGCTCCCCCTCCAAACACCACCAGCAACCGCAGACTACAGCAGACACAAGCACAAGTGGAGGAG GTGGTGGATATCATGCGTGTGAATGTAGATAAGGTTCTGGAGAGAGACCAGAAGCTGTCTGAGCTAGACGACAGGGCAGATGCTCTGCAGGCCGGGGCTTCACAGTTCGAAAGCTGTGCTGCCAAACTGAAGAACAAATACTGGTGGAAGAATTGCAAG ATGATGATTATTATGGGAGTCATTGGAGTCATCTTCATTGGAATCATTTTCT TGTATTTCTTCTCTTGA
- the vamp1b gene encoding vesicle-associated membrane protein 2 isoform X1, whose protein sequence is MFRSAADDANPAGAPGAPGGPGGAGPPAPPPNTTSNRRLQQTQAQVEEVVDIMRVNVDKVLERDQKLSELDDRADALQAGASQFESCAAKLKNKYWWKNCKMMIIMGVIGVIFIGIIFLYFFS, encoded by the exons ATGTTCAGGTCTGCTGCAGATGATGCTAACCCAGCGGGTGCTCCTGGAGCCCCAGGTGGCCCTGGAGGAGCCGGTCCTCCTGCTCCCCCTCCAAACACCACCAGCAACCGCAGACTACAGCAGACACAAGCACAAGTGGAGGAG GTGGTGGATATCATGCGTGTGAATGTAGATAAGGTTCTGGAGAGAGACCAGAAGCTGTCTGAGCTAGACGACAGGGCAGATGCTCTGCAGGCCGGGGCTTCACAGTTCGAAAGCTGTGCTGCCAAACTGAAGAACAAATACTGGTGGAAGAATTGCAAG ATGATGATTATTATGGGAGTCATTGGAGTCATCTTCATTGGAATCATTTTCT TGTATTTCTTCTCTTGA
- the psmd4b gene encoding 26S proteasome non-ATPase regulatory subunit 4b, translating to MVLESTMVCVDNSEYMRNGDFLPTRLQAQQDAVNIICHSKTRSNPENNVGLITMANNCEVLTTLTPDTGRILSKLHAVQPRGVISFCTGIRVAHLALKHRQGKNHKMRIIAFVGSPVEDQEKDLVKMAKRLKKEKVSVDIINFGEEEVNTDKLTVFVNTLNGKEGVGSHLVTVPPGPSLADALLSSPIMAGEGGTIMGLGASDFEFGVDPSADPELALALRVSMEEQRQRQEEEARRAAVASAAEAGVSSPTADESETALLKMSTAPALPDFSRMTEDEQIAYALQMSMQGGEFGCSEAMDVETSAAADSEAPKEDEEDYDVMQDPDFLQSVLENLPGVDPNNEAIRNAMGSLASQNRTKPPEGKKDDEKK from the exons ATGGTGCTTGAAAGTACTATGGTCTG TGTGGACAACAGTGAATATATGCGCAATGGAGACTTCTTGCCTACCAGACTTCAGGCCCAGCAAGACGCTGTCAACATCATCTGTCATTCAAAAACTCGGAGTAACCCAGAAAATAACGTGGGGCTCATCACTATGGCCAA taaCTGTGAGGTCCTGACCACACTGACCCCTGACACGGGCAGGATCCTGTCCAAGCTTCATGCTGTTCAGCCCAGAGGAGTCATCAGCTTCTGTACAGGCATCAGAGTAGCACAT cTGGCAttaaaacacagacagggaAAGAACCATAAGATGAGGATCATTGCTTTTGTGGGGAGCCCTGTGGAGGACCAGGAGAAAGat TTGGTGAAGATGGCGAAACGTTTGAAGAAGGAAAAAGTCAGTGTTGACATCATTAACTTTGGAGAAGAG GAGGTCAACACGGATAAGctgactgtgtttgtgaacaCCCTAAATGGAAAGGAGGGTGTAGGCTCTCACCTGGTAACTGTGCCTCCTGGCCCGAGCCTGGCAGATGCTCTTCTGTCCTCTCCTATCATGGCTGGAGAGGGTGGCACCATTATGGGCCTGGGTGCCAGTGACTTTGAGTTTGGAGTGGACCCCAGCGCAGACCCTGAGCTCGCTCTG GCTCTGCGTGTGTCGATGGAGGAGCAGAGACAGAGGCAGGAGGAGGAAGCTCGCAGGGCAGCAGTGGCTTCAGCTGCAGAGGCTGGAGTCTCATCTCCTACTGCTGATG AGTCTGAAACCGCCCTGCTGAAGATGTCGACGGCTCCTGCTCTGCCTGATTTCAGCCGCATGACGGAGGATGAACAGATTGCATACGCCCTACAGATGTCCATGCAAGGAGGAG AGTTTGGCTGTTCAGAGGCCATGGATGTGGAAACAAGTGCAGCAGCAGACAGTGAAGCTCCGAAG gaggatgaggaggattACGATGTGATGCAGGATCCAGACTTTCTACAGAGTGTGCTGGAGAACCTTCCAGGAGTCGACCCCAACAATGAAGCCATCCGTAATGCCATGGGCTCTCTGGCGTCccagaacagaacaaaaccacCTGAGGGCAAGAAAGATGATGAAAAGAAATAG
- the tapbpl gene encoding tapasin-related protein, with the protein MLTILVFLSLVYGLEGADVVLSCSLIEEGGGMGGMMGGAMFKRTPSTLVFRDLVGNADLSPELVTPYNPPETPNADDLIFELMLPSIQIPNADLLLHADCNEQEVVCEISRYVPRGADMDSLPAHFIGSVQLVGGGISLTLVLQTLHSETAQSDTQPLVQSKLNLTLSQSGTLLTEVVFVVFSRVPSIVAPIGGDVLLDCGFRQKDSVPGQEVTLEWRLQHRGNGRKILDMKAREVETDMAPDVFVDREDTSAEADLLVRDGNASLTMQRLKVTDEGTYICTVGSGEFQTQQIVQLQITQPPDVKLSEEKLIFEDSTPQKLSCHCHRYYPLDVQVEWFFQVPSAEEPVSLTKESSLSSHRQHSDGTYSLSSHLTLRPDTHPPGTVVTCRVSHTALETHSEVSLTVDKPEPKKAFWTIIFMLVISVLFLYQAFRGAEN; encoded by the exons ATGTTAACAATTCTCGTCTTCCTTTCGTTGGTTTATG GGCTAGAGGGAGCCGATGTGGTCCTGTCCTGCTCACTGATCGAAGAGGGGGGAGGGATGGGAGGCATGATGGGCGGGGCGATGTTCAAGCGCACCCCCTCCACTCTGGTATTCAGGGATCTCGTTGGAAATGCTGATCTTTCACCAGAGCTCGTGACCCCATATAACCCTCCTGAGACCCCTAATGCTGATGATCTAATCTTTGAGTTGATGT TACCATCCATTCAGATTCCTAATGCAGACTTGCTTCTTCATGCTGATTGTAACGAACAGGAAGTGGTTTGTGAGATCAGTCGTTATGTTCCTCGTGGGGCTGATATGGATTCTCTACCTGCTCATTTCATTGGCTCAGTTCAGCTGGTGGGTGGCGGCATCAGCCTCACTCTGGTACTGCAGACCCTTCACAGCGAGACAGCACAATCCGACACACAACCACTTGTGCAGAGTAAACTCAACCTGACTCTCAGCCAATCAGGAACGTTGCTGACAGAGG TTGTGTTTGTGGTGTTCTCGCGCGTCCCATCCATTGTGGCTCCAATAGGGGGTGATGTGCTGTTAGACTGTGGCTTTAGACAGAAGGACTCAGTCCCTGGGCAGGAAGTGACACTAGAGTGGCGCTTACAACACAGAGGAAATGGCCGTAAAATTCTTGATATGAAAGCGAGGGAGGTGGAGACAGACATGGCACCAGATG TATTTGTGGACCGGGAAGACACAAGCGCTGAAGCAGATCTTCTGGTGAGGGATGGTAATGCGTCTCTGACTATGCAGAGGTTAAAGGTCACAGATGAGGGCACATACATCTGCACTGTCGGCTCTGGGGAGTTTCAGACTCAACAGATCGTGCAGCTGCAAATTACAC AACCTCCTGATGTCAAACTATCTGAGGAGAAACTGATATTTGAGGATTCGACGCCTCAGAAACTGAGCTGTCATTGTCATCGTTACTACCCTCTGGATGTGCAG GTGGAGTGGTTTTTCCAGGTGCCCTCTGCAGAAGAGCCGGTCTCTTTGACAAAAGAATCCTCCCTCTCCAGCCATCGGCAGCACAGTGATGGAACATATTCCCTCTCCTCTCACCTCACCCTACGGCCCGACACGCACCCACCGGGGACGGTTGTCACCTGTAGGGTCTCTCACACCGCCCTAGAAACACACAGTGAGGTCAGCCTGACTGTGGACAAACCTGAACCAA AAAAAGCCTTCTGGACAATCATCTTCATGTTGGTGATATCAGTGCTGTTTTTGTATCAAGCATTCAGAGGTGCAG AGAACTGA